A region from the Silene latifolia isolate original U9 population chromosome 7, ASM4854445v1, whole genome shotgun sequence genome encodes:
- the LOC141591099 gene encoding general transcription and DNA repair factor IIH subunit TFB5-like — protein MVNATKGLFISCDIPMAQFVINMNASLPHNQKFIIRVLDNTHLFVQPHAAEMIRTAISEYRDQNTYEKPS, from the exons ATGGTAAACGCCACGAAAGGGCTCTTCATTTCCTG TGATATACCTATGGCACAGTTTGTCATTAATATGAATGCTTCACTGCCGCATAACCAAAAATTCATAATCCGAGTTCTCGATAACACTCACCTTTTTGTGCAACCTCATGCTGCTGAGATGATCAGAACGGCCATTTCTGAATACAGGGACCAAAACACTTATGAGAAGCCttcttaa